A window of Oncorhynchus nerka isolate Pitt River linkage group LG4, Oner_Uvic_2.0, whole genome shotgun sequence contains these coding sequences:
- the lmo4a gene encoding LIM domain transcription factor LMO4a has protein sequence MVNSRVEASAVAVTGGGGGSAGRSCAGCGGRIADRFLLFSMERYWHTRCLKCSCCHAQLGEIGTTCYSKGGMILCKNDYIRLFGHSGACSACGQSIPASEMVMRAQGNVYHLKCFTCATCRNRLVPGDRFHYVNGTIFCEHDRPGGALLSSHLTSLQGNGMMPDQKVC, from the exons ATGGTGAACAGCCGGGTGGAGGCATCAGCCGTGGCGGTGACAGGGGGCGGCGGTGGCTCGGCAGGCAGGTCATGCGCGGGCTGTGGTGGGCGCATCGCCGACCGCTTCCTGCTCTTCTCCATGGAGCGCTACTGGCACACGCGCTGCCTCAAGTGCTCCTGCTGCCACGCCCAGCTGGGCGAGATTGGCACCACCTGCTACAGCAAAGGGGGCATGATCCTCTGCAAGAACGACTACATCAG GCTGTTCGGGCACAGCGGGGCATGCAGCGCTTGTGGCCAGTCCATCCCTGCCAGTGAGATGGTGATGCGGGCACAGGGCAATGTGTACCATCTCAAG TGTTTCACCTGTGCCACCTGTAGAAACCGGCTGGTGCCGGGCGACCGCTTCCACTATGTCAATGGCACCATCTTCTGTGAGCACGACCGGCCAGGGGGCGCCCTGCTCAGCAGTCACCTGACCTCGCTGCAGGGGAACGGCATGATGCCCGACCAGAAG GTCTGCTGA